One genomic window of Metopolophium dirhodum isolate CAU chromosome 4, ASM1992520v1, whole genome shotgun sequence includes the following:
- the LOC132942475 gene encoding zinc finger protein 91-like produces the protein MTEHFAKTSVVQNELFQNPIESRHIEMDKVEVETIFPVEYICYKCKAVYYKRTQIEKHLKLSYCGEKCIVTDKVVPIIKKLPGLSKNESYFKYKYHQCELCSKSFTNKTKLIQHIQTHSGVKPFRCETCFKGFSNSYSLKSHVKTHTGIKPYRCDICQKAFSHSHILINHKRTHSGEKPFKCEFCQKCFATSGTLVAHIRTHTGEQPYKCDVCQKTFSLSSSLNSHKRAHTGEKPHKCIFCSKAFVKSGDLERHLRTHTGVKPFHCDMCDKSFTQSSGLIIHKRNHTGERPFACDTCERSFTNSASLIAHKRTHTGEIPHMPLHVLNVQQISNSQNTLQKNIFSEIPTTSTTGLWDTSVQTPSVGDFSYSWSNWFQSETDPNNTKEDSIQSTIELPVPFIQPVYNGRENIGGMNTINSLSISSDNTVVPIKRPEGRWLDCDVCHKTFPYSSRHKLIEHQRTHTREKPFKCYICQKSFSLSSTLIVHKRMHTGERPFKCDLCPKAFAQKSKLNIHKRIHTGVKPFHCDLCQKTFAHSSNLADHKKTHTQERPYKCDICHKLFTLANSLRKHKILHSGYKPYVCEICQKAFAKKASLERHKGTHDGVPQWTKPFTNGAKEKRMSNTDKPFKCHICFKSFASVNGMTRHAAKHNGLDQFQCEICNKTFTGLSVLARHKRIHTGEKPFQCDYCHKAFAYSSILVSHRRTHTGEKPYQCDLCPKAYTQSSSLIVHKRTHWNHHQPINTIEHLTTVPLATVPRTTNQYELPNTSEADDYTDNWSSWYPSEPDISLVTNELPTEEPLIQNTAIHLPIQTAPNGHNEKIDLIMLPQKFKCAKCKEAYDESFMLLKHIREVHRSLTVKAKNTSTLKGDDVVKQKKKRGERQRLECDICQRPFNDSYKLKVHRRTHTREKPFKCDTCDKSFIDSCNLKEHQKVHTGEKLFECDICQKTFLQLGTLTTHRRTHTGEKPYSCDVCDMTFALLSSMKTHKRRAHTGEKPHKCDFCQKAFVKRNDMVRHRRTHTGERPFVCDICHQSFTQSYVLVLHKRNHHSADGTGRAAPTTTDKCRSAPPRDKPFKCGACHKSFASQSTLNTHNRTHTGEKPFHCDECGKSFTQSSGLVAHRAAHHAANKPPFGDVNALDTSRSRPQYAVAPDIHRIPQYAGDRPCECAVCQSSFIQPVPAVIEHFDHPVAVAPAMSNSNMFYS, from the coding sequence ATGACAGAGCACTTTGCAAAAACATCAGTGGTTCAAAATgaattgtttcaaaatccaatTGAGTCCAGGCATATTGAAATGGATAAAGTTGAAGTAGAAACTATTTTCCCAGtagaatatatatgttataaatgtaaGGCTGTATACTACAAACGAACACAAATAGAAAAACATCTAAAATTATCTTACTGTGGGGAGAAATGTATAGTTACAGATAAAGTAGTTCCTATTATTAAGAAACTACCAGGTTTGTCAAAAAATgaatcttattttaaatataaatatcaccAGTGTGAACTGTGTTCAAAGTCTTTTACAAACAAGACAAAATTGATTCAACATATTCAGACACATAGTGGAGTGAAACCATTTCGTTGTGAAACTTGCTTTAAAGGTTTTTCTAATTCTTACAGTTTGAAAAGTCATGTAAAAACTCATACTGGCATAAAACCTTATAGATGTGACATTTGTCAAAAGGCTTTTTCTcattcacatattttaataaatcataaaagaaCTCATTCTGGagaaaaaccatttaaatgcgaattttgtcaaaaatgtttTGCTACATCTGGAACGTTAGTGGCACATATACGTACACATACAGGTGAACAGCCCTATAAATGTGATGTATGTCAAAAAACGTTTTCCTTATCAAGCAGTTTAAATTCACACAAAAGAGCCCATACAGGCGAAAAACCtcacaaatgtattttttgttcaaaagcATTTGTAAAGAGTGGTGACTTGGAGCGTCATTTGCGAACTCATACAGGTGTAAAACCGTTTCATTGTGATATGTGTGATAAATCTTTTACACAGTCGTCTGGATTGATCATACACAAAAGAAACCACACAGGTGAAAGACCATTTGCATGTGATACATGCGAACGATCATTTACTAATTCGGCCAGCTTAATAGCACATAAGCGAACTCATACAGGAGAAATACCTCATATGCCTCTACATGTCCTAAATGTACAACAGATTTCAAATTCTCAAAACACTttgcagaaaaatattttttcagaaatacCTACAACGTCTACAACAGGTTTATGGGACACTAGTGTTCAAACACCATCAGTTGGAGATTTTAGTTACAGTTGGTCAAATTGGTTTCAAAGTGAAACGGATCCTAATAATACTAAAGAAGATTCAATTCAAAGTACTATTGAACTTCCGGTACCATTTATTCAGCCTGTGTATAATGGGAGAGAAAACATTGGTGGTATGAATACAATAAACAGTCTAAGTATTTCATCAGACAATACTGTTGTACCTATCAAAAGACCCGAAGGTCGGTGGTTAGATTGTGATGTATGTCACAAGACTTTTCCTTATTCATCCAGGCATAAACTGATTGAACACCAGCGGACACATACCCGtgaaaaaccatttaaatgCTATATATGTCAAAAATCATTTTCTCTATCTAGTACCTTGATTGTGCATAAAAGAATGCATACAGGAGAAAGGCCTTTCAAATGTGATTTATGCCCAAAAGCATTTGCTCAAAAGTCGAAgctaaatatacataaaagaaTTCATACCGGTGTAAAACCTTTTCATTGTGATTTATGTCAAAAAACGTTTGCTCACTCTTCTAATCTGGCAGACCATAAAAAAACTCACACTCAAGAAAGACCATATAAATGTGATATTTGCCATAAGTTGTTTACGCTGGCAAACAGTTTAcggaaacataaaatattacattccgGTTACAAACCATATGTATGTGAAATATGCCAAAAAGCATTTGCCAAAAAAGCTAGTTTAGAACGTCACAAGGGTACACATGATGGTGTACCGCAATGGACCAAACCATTTACAAACGGTGCAAAAGAAAAGCGAATGAGTAACACTGATAAGCCTTTTAAATGCCATATTTGTTTCAAGTCGTTTGCTAGTGTAAATGGAATGACTAGACATGCAGCCAAACATAATGGACTAGATCAATTTCAGTGTGAAATTTGTAACAAGACTTTTACGGGTTTGTCAGTACTAGCTAGACACAAACGAATACACACGGGAGAAAAACCATTTCAGTGTGACTATTGTCACAAGGCATTTGCTTATTCATCGATACTAGTATCTCACCGACGCACTCACACTGGGGAGAAACCTTACCAATGTGATCTTTGTCCCAAAGCATATACCCAATCCTCCAGTTTAATAGTTCATAAGCGAACCCATTGGAACCACCACCAACCAATTAATACAATCGAACATCTAACGACTGTACCATTAGCCACTGTACCAAGGACAACAAATCAATACGAATTGCCAAATACTTCGGAGGCAGACGACTACACTGACAATTGGTCGAGCTGGTATCCTAGCGAACCTGATATATCTCTTGTCACAAATGAACTGCCTACCGAAGAACCACTCATACAAAATACTGCAATCCACTTACCCATACAAACCGCGCCCAACGGCCATAATGAGAAAATAGACTTAATCATGTTGCCGCAAAAGTTCAAGTGCGCCAAGTGTAAAGAAGCTTATGACGAgagttttatgttattaaaacacATTAGGGAAGTGCACAGATCTTTGACGGTCAAAGCGAAGAATACGTCCACGTTAAAAGGCGATGACGTGGTCAAGCAGAAAAAGAAACGTGGTGAACGTCAACGATTAGAATGCGATATTTGCCAACGGCCGTTTAACGACTCGTACAAACTGAAAGTGCACCGCCGAACACACACCAGGGAGAAGCCGTTCAAATGCGACACGTGCGACAAGTCGTTCATCGACTCGTGCAATCTGAAGGAACATCAAAAGGTGCACACCGGCGAGAAGCTTTTCGAGTGTGACATATGCCAGAAGACGTTTTTGCAGTTGGGCACGTTGACCACGCATCGGCGCACGCACACTGGCGAGAAGCCGTACAGTTGTGACGTGTGTGACATGACTTTCGCGTTGCTGAGCAGCATGAAGACGCACAAGCGGCGCGCGCACACCGGCGAGAAGCCGCACAAGTGCGATTTTTGCCAGAAGGCGTTCGTTAAGCGCAACGACATGGTCCGGCACCGGAGGACGCACACGGGCGAACGGCCGTTCGTGTGCGACATTTGCCATCAGTCGTTCACCCAGTCGTACGTGCTGGTGCTGCATAAGAGAAACCACCACTCGGCCGACGGGACCGGCCGGGCCGCGCCGACGACAACGGACAAGTGCCGGTCCGCGCCGCCCCGAGACAAACCGTTCAAGTGCGGCGCGTGCCACAAGTCCTTCGCCAGTCAGTCGACGTTGAACACGCACAACCGGACGCACACGGGTGAAAAACCGTTCCACTGCGACGAGTGCGGCAAGTCGTTCACGCAATCGTCGGGTCTAGTGGCCCATCGGGCCGCCCACCACGCGGCGAACAAGCCACCATTCGGAGACGTGAACGCGCTCGACACGAGCCGAAGTAGACCTCAGTACGCCGTGGCCCCGGATATTCACAGGATACCTCAGTACGCCGGCGACAGGCCGTGCGAGTGCGCCGTGTGCCAGTCGTCGTTTATCCAGCCCGTTCCCGCCGTGATCGAGCACTTCGACCATCCCGTCGCAGTCGCCCCCGCGATGTCCAACAGCAACATGTTTTACAGTTAA
- the LOC132942477 gene encoding uncharacterized protein LOC132942477, with protein sequence MLRDNANAQVACAVLLLIGAMIVDNVGASTKYTLLGKNQIEVTESMVTCKNGKSVSVTTGVKGELYALSTTRTSFSGDKWKRRMAELDRESDDEQGHVVASVFGGPVETWNLVPQHRSVNRKINAQSSLLNRWDEFEKWTREQLGKKNGAPVKFTIKIKYAASNGCRPIGFEIDATSKAGPGFQGRFDNGPYGTFAVASKKPSKKKP encoded by the coding sequence ATGTTGAGAGACAACGCGAATGCGCAGGTGGCTTGCGCCGTACTGCTGTTGATCGGAGCGATGATCGTGGACAACGTCGGGGCGTCCACCAAGTACACGCTGCTCGGCAAGAACCAAATCGAAGTGACAGAGTCGATGGTGACGTGCAAGAACGGCAAGTCCGTGTCGGTGACCACCGGTGTGAAGGGCGAGCTGTACGCGCTGTCGACGACCAGGACGAGTTTCTCGGGCGACAAGTGGAAGAGGCGGATGGCCGAGCTGGACAGGGAGTCGGACGACGAACAGGGACACGTGGTGGCGTCCGTTTTCGGTGGACCCGTCGAGACGTGGAACCTGGTGCCGCAGCACCGGAGCGTCAACAGGAAGATCAACGCGCAGAGCAGCCTGCTGAACCGCTGGGACGAGTTCGAGAAGTGGACGCGCGAACAGCTGGGCAAAAAGAACGGCGCCCCGGTAAAATTCACCATCAAGATAAAGTACGCGGCCAGCAACGGATGCAGGCCAATCGGTTTCGAGATCGACGCCACCAGCAAGGCGGGACCCGGGTTCCAGGGGAGATTCGACAACGGCCCTTACGGGACTTTCGCCGTCGCCAGCAAAAAACCATCGAAGAAAAAGCCGTGA